One window of Papaver somniferum cultivar HN1 chromosome 9, ASM357369v1, whole genome shotgun sequence genomic DNA carries:
- the LOC113312804 gene encoding thaumatin-like protein: LFVNADGTQLIIVNNCKESIWPGILGSAGHPSPADGGFHLGSNEQVVLEVPEKWPGRLWGRQGCCFDQNGKGRCVTGDCSPMEGTGGEPPASVVEMTLGTSTSPLRYYDVSLVDGFNLPVSMVPVGGGVGCGVAGCETDLKICCPSACPSVTFSRQPDVELCNYVTFRTHELNQDYH; this comes from the coding sequence TTATTTGTGAATGCAGATGGGACTCAACTCATAATAGTCAACAACTGCAAGGAGAGCATATGGCCTGGGATTCTCGGCAGCGCAGGGCATCCATCTCCTGCGGACGGTGGTTTCCATCTTGGCAGCAATGAGCAAGTTGTTCTCGAAGTCCCAGAGAAATGGCCAGGTAGGCTTTGGGGTAGGCAAGGTTGTTGTTTTGATCAAAATGGCAAGGGAAGATGTGTTACTGGTGACTGCTCGCCAATGGAGGGTACTGGTGGCGAGCCTCCGGCATCAGTGGTCGAAATGACACTAGGGACATCTACATCGCCCCTTCGTTACTATGATGTGAGTTTGGTAGATGGTTTTAACCTTCCGGTCTCTATGGTTCCAGTGGGAGGTGGGGTTGGATGTGGTGTTGCAGGATGTGAAACGGACCTGAAGATTTGCTGTCCATCAGCTTGTCCATCAGTTACCTTTAGCAGACAGCCAGATGTTGAGCTGTGTAATTACGTCACGTTTAGAACACATGAGTTAAACCAAGATTATCATTAG